The Flavobacterium marginilacus genome window below encodes:
- a CDS encoding DegT/DnrJ/EryC1/StrS family aminotransferase has protein sequence MSNPKIWLSSPHMGGSELNYIQDAFDSNWIAPFGANITEFEHDLEKYLSHGVFVTALSSATAAIHLGLILLNVKPGDAVICQSLTFSASANPILYQGAAPIFIDSESETWNLCPIALENAIVDTINKGLVPKAIITVHLYGTPYKIDEVRAVADKYNIPILEDSAEALGSSYKGQKCGTFGDISVFSFNGNKIITTSGGGAIITSSQQLKKKTQFLASQAKDEAPHYQHSELGFNYQMSNICAGIGRGQMKVLDKHIALRRAMHDFYVSLFENIPGITVFSTTDPDYFSNYWLTSILVDPAKTKNGIDKETIRLTLLDSNIECRPLWKPMHLQPLYKNYPFYGGKTAETLFENGLSLPSGSNLSDADRERIQICILNLLS, from the coding sequence ATGAGCAACCCAAAAATATGGTTATCCTCTCCGCACATGGGAGGCTCCGAACTTAACTACATACAGGATGCATTTGACTCGAATTGGATTGCTCCATTTGGAGCAAACATAACCGAATTTGAACATGATTTAGAAAAATACCTGTCTCATGGTGTTTTTGTAACCGCACTAAGTTCTGCAACCGCCGCTATTCATTTAGGCTTAATACTTTTAAATGTAAAACCAGGCGATGCAGTAATCTGTCAATCTCTGACATTTTCAGCATCAGCAAATCCAATTTTATATCAAGGAGCAGCTCCTATTTTCATTGACAGTGAATCAGAAACCTGGAATCTTTGCCCTATAGCTTTAGAAAATGCTATTGTAGATACGATTAACAAAGGGCTGGTCCCGAAAGCAATAATAACAGTCCATCTATATGGAACCCCTTATAAAATAGACGAAGTTAGAGCCGTTGCCGACAAATATAATATTCCTATTCTTGAAGACAGTGCCGAAGCTTTGGGAAGCAGTTATAAAGGACAAAAATGCGGTACTTTTGGAGATATCAGCGTTTTTTCATTTAACGGAAATAAAATTATAACTACCTCTGGAGGAGGAGCGATAATCACTTCAAGCCAACAGCTGAAGAAAAAAACTCAGTTTTTAGCTTCGCAGGCCAAAGATGAAGCACCTCATTATCAGCACAGTGAACTGGGTTTTAATTACCAGATGAGCAATATTTGTGCTGGCATTGGACGCGGTCAGATGAAAGTTCTCGACAAACATATCGCACTGCGAAGAGCCATGCACGATTTTTATGTTTCTCTTTTCGAAAATATACCAGGAATCACTGTTTTCTCGACAACAGATCCAGACTATTTTTCCAACTATTGGCTGACTTCTATTCTTGTAGATCCTGCCAAAACCAAAAACGGAATCGATAAAGAAACTATACGGCTGACTTTACTGGATTCAAATATCGAGTGCAGACCTTTATGGAAACCAATGCACCTGCAGCCTTTGTATAAAAACTATCCATTCTATGGAGGAAAAACTGCCGAAACATTATTTGAAAATGGATTGAGCCTTCCTTCGGGATCAAACTTGAGCGATGCTGACAGGGAACGCATACAAATATGTATTTTAAATTTATTAAGCTGA
- a CDS encoding N-acetylmuramoyl-L-alanine amidase, giving the protein MTKIFYYLIIILLIVSCGPNPHKSSEKVYNDQIKSLNETIAVKEATPLKNQPFVVIDSIAYRYNNQLLNYKDTLSKTDTKVLQNGIVSEWVGTVNFNLRKPNFIIIHHTAQDSIQQTLKTFTLKQTNVSAHYVIGRDGKVVHMLNDYLRAWHAGNGSWGKNTDINSSSIGIELDNNGTEPFSDLQINTLLALLTKLKKDYNIPTQNIIGHADIAPTRKKDPSALFPWKLLAANGFGVWPDDILPCPPPEFNTEQGLQVIGYSTKNLSAAIIAFKLHFMQTEINDILDEKTISTIYSVYKK; this is encoded by the coding sequence ATGACGAAAATTTTTTACTATCTCATTATAATACTTTTAATTGTTTCATGCGGTCCAAATCCACATAAGTCAAGTGAAAAAGTTTATAATGACCAAATAAAATCTTTAAATGAAACTATCGCTGTAAAAGAAGCTACTCCTTTAAAAAACCAGCCTTTTGTTGTGATTGACAGCATCGCTTACCGATACAACAATCAATTACTTAATTATAAAGATACGCTTTCTAAAACTGACACTAAGGTTTTACAAAACGGCATTGTATCTGAATGGGTGGGTACAGTAAATTTTAATTTAAGAAAGCCAAATTTTATTATTATTCACCATACTGCGCAGGATTCTATACAGCAGACTTTAAAAACTTTTACTTTAAAACAAACCAATGTAAGCGCTCACTATGTAATCGGCAGGGACGGAAAAGTGGTTCACATGCTCAATGATTATTTAAGAGCCTGGCATGCCGGAAATGGTTCATGGGGGAAAAACACTGACATCAACTCCAGTTCCATCGGCATTGAATTAGACAATAATGGCACCGAGCCTTTTTCTGATTTACAAATCAATACTTTACTGGCTCTTTTGACCAAATTAAAAAAAGATTACAATATCCCAACTCAAAATATAATAGGACACGCTGACATCGCCCCAACAAGAAAAAAAGACCCAAGCGCTTTATTTCCTTGGAAACTTTTGGCAGCAAATGGTTTTGGCGTTTGGCCAGATGACATACTCCCGTGTCCTCCGCCTGAATTCAATACAGAACAAGGCTTACAGGTTATAGGTTACAGTACTAAAAATCTTTCCGCAGCCATTATCGCTTTTAAACTTCATTTCATGCAGACTGAAATTAATGATATTTTGGACGAAAAAACAATCAGCACCATCTATTCTGTTTACAAAAAATAG
- the rimO gene encoding 30S ribosomal protein S12 methylthiotransferase RimO, producing the protein MRTKSLKKNKINVITLGCSKNVYDSEVLMGQLKASGKDVTHEAKSEDEGNIIVINTCGFIDNAKAESVNMILEYADKKDKGLVDKVFVTGCLSERYRPDLEKEIPNVDQYFGTTELPALLKALGADYKHELLGERLTTTPKNYAYLKISEGCDRPCSFCAIPLMRGKNVSQTIEKLVKEAEGLARDGVKELILIAQDLTYYGLDLYKKRALGELLEALVKVEGIEWIRLHYAFPTGFPMDVLEIMKREPKICNYIDIPLQHIADSVLKSMRRGTTQEKTTQLLKDFRAAVPGMAIRTTLIVGYPGETEEDFNILKDFVQEMKFDRMGCFAYSHEENTHAFLLEDDVPADVKQDRANEIMELQSQISWDLNQEKVGKTFRCIIDRKEGGHFVGRTEFDSPDVDNEVLIDAAKHYVKTGDFAMIKIIEATEFDLYGEPV; encoded by the coding sequence ATGAGAACGAAGTCTTTAAAAAAGAACAAAATAAATGTGATCACTCTTGGGTGTTCTAAAAATGTATATGACAGTGAAGTGCTGATGGGACAGCTTAAAGCAAGCGGAAAAGATGTGACCCATGAAGCCAAATCCGAAGATGAAGGAAATATTATCGTGATAAATACTTGTGGTTTTATTGATAATGCCAAAGCAGAATCAGTAAACATGATATTGGAATATGCTGATAAAAAAGACAAAGGACTTGTAGACAAAGTTTTTGTAACCGGATGTTTATCCGAAAGATACAGACCTGATTTAGAAAAAGAAATTCCGAATGTAGACCAATATTTTGGAACTACTGAATTACCAGCTTTATTAAAAGCTTTAGGAGCCGATTATAAACATGAATTATTAGGAGAACGTTTAACAACAACTCCAAAAAACTATGCTTATTTGAAAATTTCAGAAGGCTGTGACAGACCCTGCAGTTTTTGCGCAATTCCGTTAATGCGAGGAAAAAACGTTTCTCAGACAATTGAAAAATTAGTTAAAGAAGCCGAAGGTCTAGCAAGAGACGGCGTAAAAGAACTGATTTTGATTGCTCAGGACTTAACTTATTATGGTCTTGATTTATACAAAAAAAGAGCGCTTGGTGAATTATTGGAAGCATTAGTAAAAGTAGAAGGTATCGAATGGATTCGTCTTCACTACGCCTTCCCTACCGGATTTCCAATGGATGTCCTTGAAATCATGAAGCGCGAGCCTAAGATTTGCAATTATATTGACATTCCGCTGCAGCACATTGCTGATTCTGTTTTGAAATCGATGCGCCGAGGAACTACACAGGAAAAAACAACACAATTATTAAAAGATTTTAGAGCTGCGGTTCCTGGAATGGCAATCAGAACAACTTTGATTGTGGGTTATCCAGGAGAAACTGAAGAAGATTTTAATATTTTGAAAGACTTTGTTCAGGAAATGAAATTTGACAGAATGGGATGTTTTGCTTACTCACATGAGGAAAATACACATGCTTTTTTACTGGAAGACGATGTTCCTGCCGATGTAAAACAAGATCGCGCTAACGAAATTATGGAATTGCAGTCACAGATTTCCTGGGATTTGAATCAAGAGAAAGTTGGAAAAACTTTTAGATGTATCATTGACAGAAAAGAAGGCGGTCATTTTGTAGGAAGAACCGAATTTGACAGCCCAGATGTAGACAATGAAGTACTAATTGATGCTGCAAAACACTATGTAAAAACAGGTGATTTTGCAATGATTAAAATTATTGAAGCAACAGAATTTGATTTATACGGAGAACCAGTTTAG
- a CDS encoding OmpP1/FadL family transporter: MKKNLLLFLAAGLTFFTANSQEINDAIRYAQNNQNGTARFRAMGGAFGALGGDLSAINVNPASSAVFSNNQISTTLSNFSTKNNSNYFETNTSKRDNSFDVNQAGGVFVFRNNNLNSKWKKFSISINYENTNNFDNKINSFGTNPKNNISNYFLSYANANPSRNQLGIPLGVITDNNYFQLNYADQQAYLGYYGFLINPLNENDNSNTIYTSNVPAGGNYYQENSIISTGYNGKLSFNAATSYRDKIYIGLTLNSHFTNYKKNNLFYEENDNANTNIVDLVSTSFENEITTYGSGFSFQLGAIAKITNEVRLGLSYESPTWYSLNDEVRQNLVSRVFNYTNNTNPNISSENPDSNDVVIYDTYKLRTPGKLTGSLAYVFNKKGLISFDYSFKDYSNTEYSIERDSRNEFVNSDISNQLTSASEFRIGGEYKIKTLSLRAGYRFEQSPYKNARTIGDLNSYSGGLGYNFGTWKLDLAYTYAERNSQQNFFSQGFKDSAKINTVNNNLSMTLAFEL; the protein is encoded by the coding sequence ATGAAAAAGAACCTTTTGTTATTTTTAGCAGCAGGATTAACATTCTTTACAGCAAACTCACAAGAAATAAATGACGCTATACGTTATGCACAAAATAACCAGAACGGAACAGCTCGATTTAGAGCTATGGGAGGTGCTTTTGGCGCACTTGGAGGTGATTTATCTGCTATAAATGTGAATCCAGCAAGCTCTGCTGTTTTTTCTAACAACCAAATTAGCACAACTTTAAGTAATTTCAGCACCAAAAATAATTCTAATTATTTTGAAACCAATACTTCCAAGAGAGACAACTCTTTTGATGTGAATCAAGCAGGCGGTGTTTTTGTTTTTAGAAACAATAATTTGAATAGTAAGTGGAAGAAATTCTCCATTTCTATAAATTACGAAAACACGAATAATTTTGACAACAAAATCAATTCTTTTGGAACCAATCCAAAAAATAATATTAGTAATTATTTCTTAAGCTACGCCAATGCAAATCCTAGCAGGAATCAACTTGGAATTCCACTAGGAGTAATTACAGATAATAATTATTTTCAGCTAAATTATGCTGACCAACAAGCTTATTTGGGATATTATGGCTTCCTAATTAATCCTTTGAATGAAAATGACAACAGCAACACCATCTACACATCGAATGTACCAGCTGGAGGAAATTACTATCAAGAAAACAGTATAATTTCAACGGGGTATAATGGCAAATTGTCTTTTAACGCCGCCACCTCATATAGAGACAAAATTTATATCGGATTAACTTTGAACTCTCATTTTACTAATTACAAAAAAAACAATCTTTTTTATGAAGAAAATGACAACGCAAATACTAATATTGTTGACTTAGTAAGCACTTCATTCGAAAATGAGATAACCACTTATGGATCAGGTTTTTCATTCCAGCTTGGAGCTATTGCTAAAATTACCAACGAAGTCCGCTTGGGACTTTCATACGAATCTCCAACTTGGTATTCTCTTAATGATGAAGTAAGACAAAACCTAGTTTCTCGAGTTTTCAATTACACCAATAACACTAATCCTAATATATCTTCCGAAAACCCTGATTCAAATGATGTTGTAATTTATGATACATATAAATTAAGAACTCCCGGTAAATTAACTGGAAGCTTGGCTTATGTTTTTAATAAAAAAGGATTAATCAGTTTTGATTACAGCTTCAAAGATTATAGCAATACTGAATACTCAATAGAAAGAGATTCAAGAAATGAGTTTGTAAACAGTGATATATCCAATCAGCTAACTAGTGCTTCGGAATTTAGAATTGGTGGAGAATACAAAATTAAAACATTGAGTCTTAGAGCTGGATATCGTTTTGAGCAAAGTCCCTACAAAAATGCTAGAACCATTGGAGATTTGAATAGTTATTCAGGAGGTTTGGGCTATAATTTTGGCACATGGAAATTAGATTTGGCTTACACCTATGCCGAAAGAAATTCACAACAAAATTTTTTCAGTCAAGGATTTAAAGATAGCGCTAAAATCAATACTGTAAACAACAATCTTTCTATGACTTTAGCATTTGAATTATAG
- the proS gene encoding proline--tRNA ligase encodes MSKNLTTREEDYSKWYNELVVKADLAENSGVRGCMVIKPYGYAIWEKMQAELDRMFKETGHQNAYFPLFVPKSMFEAEEKNAEGFAKECAIVTHYRLKNDPDKSGKLMVDPNAKLEEELIVRPTSEAIIWSTYKGWVQSYRDLPLLINQWANVVRWEMRTRLFLRTAEFLWQEGHTAHATKAEAIEESEKMMNVYADFVENFMAIPVIKGLKTETERFAGADETYCIEALMQDGKALQAGTSHFLGQNFAKAFDVKFANAEGKQEHVWGTSWGVSTRLMGALVMTHSDDQGLVLPPNLAPIQVVIVPIYKSDEQLDAISNEVDVLVKTLRKLNISVKFDNRTTQKPGFKFAEWELKGVPVRIAVGPKDLENGTFEVARRDTLTKEVVSKDEITTYIGDLLEQIQKDLFGKALNYRNAHITEVNSFDEFKEVLDGEGGFVSAHWDGTVATEEKIKELTKATIRCIPLDRVEQAGSCVFTGNPSVGRVLFAKAY; translated from the coding sequence ATGAGCAAGAATCTAACAACAAGAGAAGAAGATTATTCAAAATGGTACAATGAGTTGGTTGTTAAGGCCGATTTAGCAGAGAATTCAGGGGTTAGAGGCTGTATGGTGATAAAACCGTATGGTTATGCTATATGGGAAAAAATGCAGGCTGAACTTGATAGAATGTTTAAAGAAACGGGACATCAAAATGCTTATTTTCCTTTGTTTGTTCCCAAAAGTATGTTTGAGGCCGAAGAGAAAAATGCAGAAGGTTTTGCAAAAGAATGTGCAATAGTTACTCATTATAGATTAAAGAATGATCCTGATAAATCAGGGAAATTAATGGTAGATCCAAATGCAAAACTGGAAGAGGAATTAATTGTCCGCCCTACAAGTGAAGCGATTATCTGGTCTACATATAAAGGATGGGTGCAATCCTATAGAGATTTGCCTTTGTTGATTAATCAATGGGCAAATGTCGTGCGTTGGGAAATGAGAACCCGATTATTTTTGAGAACAGCTGAGTTTTTATGGCAGGAAGGACATACTGCTCATGCAACAAAAGCAGAAGCAATAGAAGAATCGGAGAAAATGATGAATGTATATGCTGATTTTGTGGAGAATTTTATGGCTATTCCGGTTATAAAAGGATTGAAAACAGAAACAGAACGTTTTGCTGGTGCTGATGAAACGTATTGTATAGAAGCCTTAATGCAGGATGGAAAAGCACTGCAGGCAGGAACGTCGCATTTTTTAGGGCAGAATTTTGCAAAAGCTTTTGATGTGAAGTTTGCTAATGCCGAAGGTAAGCAGGAACATGTTTGGGGAACTTCTTGGGGAGTTTCAACCCGATTGATGGGAGCATTGGTAATGACTCATTCTGATGATCAGGGATTGGTGTTGCCTCCAAATTTAGCTCCGATACAGGTAGTTATTGTTCCTATATATAAGAGTGATGAACAATTAGATGCAATTTCAAATGAAGTTGATGTTTTAGTAAAGACTTTGAGAAAATTAAACATCTCAGTTAAATTTGATAATAGAACAACTCAAAAACCAGGATTTAAATTTGCTGAATGGGAATTAAAAGGAGTTCCGGTTCGAATTGCTGTTGGTCCAAAAGATTTAGAAAACGGAACTTTTGAAGTTGCAAGAAGAGATACTTTGACAAAAGAAGTTGTTTCCAAAGATGAAATCACAACTTATATTGGCGATTTATTGGAGCAGATTCAAAAAGATTTGTTCGGAAAAGCATTAAATTACAGGAATGCCCATATTACAGAAGTGAATAGTTTTGATGAGTTTAAAGAGGTTCTTGATGGGGAAGGAGGCTTTGTTTCAGCACATTGGGACGGAACTGTGGCTACGGAAGAGAAGATTAAAGAATTGACCAAAGCAACCATAAGATGTATTCCTTTGGACAGAGTTGAACAGGCGGGAAGCTGTGTGTTTACTGGGAATCCATCAGTTGGAAGGGTGTTGTTTGCTAAGGCATATTAA
- the rpsT gene encoding 30S ribosomal protein S20 gives MANHKSALKRIRSNEKRRVLNRYQHKTTRNAIKALRIATDKTDATSKLSSVISMIDKLAKKNIIHDNKASNLKSKLTKHVAKL, from the coding sequence ATGGCAAATCATAAGTCAGCTCTAAAAAGAATTAGAAGTAACGAAAAGAGAAGAGTATTAAATAGATACCAACATAAAACTACTCGTAATGCTATTAAAGCATTAAGAATTGCAACTGATAAAACTGATGCTACTTCAAAATTGTCAAGTGTAATTTCTATGATTGATAAATTAGCTAAGAAAAACATCATTCATGATAACAAAGCTTCAAACTTGAAGTCTAAGTTAACTAAGCATGTTGCTAAATTGTAA
- a CDS encoding response regulator, which produces MLNLIMCIDDDPITLMLFKKVVQKASFAKEITYAYNGQEAITFIENIKNEDTKPQLLFLDLNMPVMGGWEFLDLFNDSDYYLSNNTKVVILTSTIDPEDIKKSKSYSNVIEFLSKPITVEMLHYLESNHLH; this is translated from the coding sequence ATGTTAAACTTAATTATGTGCATCGATGATGACCCTATTACATTAATGCTATTTAAAAAAGTAGTACAAAAAGCTTCTTTTGCTAAAGAAATAACATACGCTTACAATGGGCAGGAAGCAATTACGTTTATTGAAAACATTAAGAATGAAGACACAAAACCTCAGTTACTTTTTTTAGATCTAAATATGCCCGTAATGGGAGGATGGGAGTTTCTCGATTTATTTAACGATTCCGATTATTATCTTTCAAATAATACAAAAGTTGTCATTTTGACTTCAACAATCGACCCTGAAGATATCAAAAAATCAAAATCATATTCTAATGTTATTGAATTCCTATCCAAACCTATCACTGTAGAGATGCTGCATTATTTAGAATCGAATCATTTACATTAA
- a CDS encoding PAS domain-containing sensor histidine kinase translates to MKNKANQTTLTYTLTALFIAILCYRLTKQYSNYLNIYSFVFIKDILFIITTGLLFRYILYKNNKRYIEINKNLKQTNDKLKESNEKYDIVAKATSDTIWDWKIPEDNFTWNKGIETIYGYNPDQVNNNSKWWFDNIHPEDSIKMSIKLYSFLEQKTEKWQDEYRFKCADNKYKYVLDRGFILKNEKGKAIRMIGAIQDITKQKEEENRLKLLETVFTEARDSIIITQAISDDNQIPKIVFANPAFSKMSGYEHSKIIGKSPNFFMGKNSDPNEIQKLTQAIKNRKECFLEIILYKKDSSEYWVSLSFIPVYNLEQDLSHWISIQRDITEEKKLEKEKEILIQELTRNNKDLKQFSYITSHNLRAPLSNLTGLLNLINQTSIQDEDLKEIIDGFKTSTLLLNDTVNDLSKAITIKDSPVIQNEELQIQNVFENILGQLNSSIETIKPKLNICYGNVSKINTNKTYLENILLNLFTNSIKFRSKTRDLIIDITLSEVDSIISISFKDNGIGIDLERHKNKIFGLYQRFHDYPESKGLGLFLVKSQIETMGGTISIQSEVDKGTEFILTLKSFQNVKLNYVHR, encoded by the coding sequence ATGAAAAACAAAGCTAACCAGACAACCTTAACTTATACACTCACAGCGTTATTCATAGCTATTCTTTGCTATAGATTAACAAAGCAGTATTCTAACTATTTAAACATCTATAGTTTTGTTTTTATCAAAGACATTCTTTTCATAATTACTACTGGCCTTCTTTTTAGATACATCCTGTACAAAAACAACAAAAGATATATCGAAATAAACAAAAACCTTAAACAAACCAACGACAAACTAAAAGAGTCTAACGAAAAATATGACATCGTAGCAAAAGCAACCAGCGATACGATTTGGGACTGGAAAATACCCGAAGACAATTTCACCTGGAACAAAGGCATCGAAACAATATACGGCTACAACCCAGATCAAGTGAACAATAATTCCAAATGGTGGTTTGATAACATACACCCGGAAGACAGCATTAAAATGTCTATCAAACTCTATTCATTTCTTGAGCAGAAAACCGAAAAATGGCAGGATGAATACCGCTTTAAATGCGCTGACAACAAATACAAATACGTATTAGACAGAGGTTTTATTTTAAAAAACGAAAAAGGGAAAGCCATTCGAATGATCGGTGCTATCCAAGACATCACCAAACAGAAAGAAGAAGAAAACAGATTAAAGCTTCTTGAAACAGTATTCACAGAAGCTCGCGATTCAATCATAATCACACAGGCAATTTCTGATGATAACCAAATTCCTAAAATAGTTTTCGCAAATCCGGCATTCAGCAAAATGTCCGGCTACGAACACTCTAAAATCATAGGAAAATCTCCCAACTTTTTTATGGGAAAAAATTCTGACCCTAATGAAATCCAAAAATTAACACAGGCCATAAAAAACAGAAAAGAATGTTTTCTTGAAATTATACTCTACAAAAAAGACAGCTCAGAATACTGGGTAAGTCTTTCTTTCATTCCTGTTTATAATCTTGAACAGGATTTATCTCACTGGATTTCGATTCAACGAGACATAACAGAAGAAAAAAAATTAGAAAAAGAGAAAGAAATACTCATACAGGAATTAACCCGCAACAATAAAGATCTAAAACAATTTTCATATATCACATCTCACAATTTAAGAGCTCCATTATCAAACTTGACAGGCTTATTAAATTTAATCAATCAAACATCAATTCAAGATGAAGACTTAAAAGAAATCATAGACGGATTCAAAACATCCACCCTGCTGCTTAATGACACTGTCAATGATTTATCCAAAGCGATTACCATAAAAGACAGTCCGGTTATACAAAATGAAGAATTACAGATACAGAATGTTTTTGAAAATATTCTAGGCCAGTTAAATTCAAGTATCGAAACCATAAAACCAAAACTAAATATCTGCTATGGAAACGTTTCAAAAATAAACACCAACAAAACCTACCTTGAAAACATCTTACTCAACTTATTCACTAATTCCATTAAATTTAGATCAAAAACGAGAGATCTAATTATCGACATTACCCTTTCAGAAGTCGACAGCATAATTTCAATCAGCTTTAAAGATAATGGAATCGGAATAGACCTTGAAAGACATAAAAACAAAATATTTGGTCTCTACCAAAGATTTCACGACTATCCAGAAAGCAAAGGCCTGGGACTATTCTTAGTCAAGTCTCAAATAGAAACAATGGGCGGTACAATAAGCATTCAAAGTGAAGTAGACAAAGGAACCGAATTTATACTAACGCTTAAATCTTTTCAAAATGTTAAACTTAATTATGTGCATCGATGA
- the typA gene encoding translational GTPase TypA: MEAIRNIAIIAHVDHGKTTLVDKIMYHCQLFRDNENTGDLILDNNDLERERGITITSKNVSVQYKGTKINIIDTPGHADFGGEVERVLNMADGVCLLVDAFEGPMPQTRFVLQKAIDLGLKPCVVINKVDKENCTPEEVHEKVFDLMFELGAQEWQLDFPTVYGSAKNNWMSDHWENQTENIEPLLDMVIENVPAPKVSEGTPQMLITSLDFSAFTGRIAIGRLERGILKEGMPISLVKRDGTVTKSRIKELHTFEGLGRKKVTEVIAGDICAVVGIEGFEIGDTIADHENPEGLASIAIDEPTMSMLFTINDSPFFGKEGKFVTSRHIRERLTKELEKNLAMKLGETDSADKFMVFGRGVLHLSVLIETMRREGYELQIGQPQVIIKEIDGKKCEPIEELTIDLPENLSGRAVEFVTVRKGEMLSMETKGERMIIKFNIPSRGIIGLRNQLLTATAGEAIMSHRFIGYEPYKGEIAGRNKGSLISMEKGKAIPYSIDKLQDRGKFFVEPNAEIYEGQVIGENSRSDDMCVNVTKEKKQSNVRSSGADEKARIIPPIIFSLEEALEYIQKDEYVEVTPKSIRLRKIYLTETDRKRFKI; this comes from the coding sequence ATGGAAGCTATTAGAAACATTGCAATTATTGCCCACGTCGATCACGGTAAAACAACTTTGGTTGATAAAATTATGTATCACTGTCAGTTATTTCGTGATAACGAAAACACAGGTGACTTAATCCTTGATAACAACGACTTAGAGCGTGAAAGAGGTATTACCATTACCTCAAAGAATGTTTCTGTTCAATATAAAGGAACAAAAATCAACATTATTGACACTCCTGGCCACGCCGATTTTGGTGGAGAAGTAGAGCGTGTATTGAATATGGCTGATGGAGTTTGTCTTTTGGTGGATGCTTTTGAAGGTCCAATGCCACAAACTCGTTTTGTATTGCAAAAAGCTATCGATTTAGGATTGAAACCATGTGTTGTAATCAATAAAGTAGATAAAGAAAACTGTACTCCTGAAGAAGTTCACGAAAAAGTTTTCGATTTAATGTTTGAATTAGGTGCTCAGGAATGGCAGTTAGATTTTCCAACTGTTTACGGTTCAGCTAAAAATAACTGGATGTCTGATCATTGGGAAAACCAAACAGAAAACATTGAGCCATTGTTGGATATGGTTATAGAAAATGTACCAGCTCCTAAAGTATCTGAAGGAACTCCTCAAATGCTGATTACATCTTTAGATTTCTCAGCTTTTACAGGCCGTATCGCAATTGGCCGTTTAGAAAGAGGTATTTTGAAAGAAGGTATGCCAATATCTTTGGTAAAAAGAGATGGTACTGTAACAAAATCAAGAATCAAAGAATTACACACTTTTGAAGGTCTTGGACGTAAAAAAGTTACAGAAGTAATTGCAGGAGATATTTGTGCAGTAGTTGGTATTGAAGGTTTTGAAATTGGTGACACTATTGCAGATCACGAAAACCCAGAAGGTTTAGCTTCTATCGCTATTGATGAGCCTACAATGAGTATGTTGTTTACTATCAATGACTCTCCATTCTTTGGTAAAGAAGGTAAATTTGTAACTTCTCGTCATATTAGAGAAAGATTGACAAAAGAATTAGAGAAAAACTTAGCGATGAAGTTAGGTGAAACTGATTCTGCAGATAAATTCATGGTTTTTGGCCGTGGAGTACTTCACTTATCTGTTCTTATTGAAACAATGAGAAGAGAAGGTTATGAGTTACAAATTGGTCAGCCACAAGTTATCATCAAAGAAATTGATGGTAAAAAATGTGAGCCAATTGAGGAATTGACAATCGATTTACCAGAAAATCTTTCAGGTAGAGCAGTTGAATTCGTAACTGTTCGTAAAGGTGAAATGTTGAGTATGGAGACAAAAGGCGAGCGTATGATTATTAAATTTAATATTCCATCACGTGGAATTATTGGATTACGTAATCAATTGCTTACTGCTACTGCTGGTGAAGCGATCATGTCACACCGTTTTATAGGATATGAGCCTTACAAAGGAGAAATTGCAGGTCGTAACAAAGGATCATTAATTTCTATGGAAAAAGGAAAAGCTATTCCTTATTCTATCGATAAATTACAGGATCGTGGTAAGTTTTTTGTTGAACCAAATGCCGAAATTTACGAAGGTCAGGTAATTGGAGAAAACTCTCGTAGTGATGATATGTGTGTAAACGTAACTAAAGAGAAAAAACAATCTAACGTTCGTTCTTCTGGAGCTGATGAAAAAGCGAGAATCATCCCGCCAATCATTTTCTCTCTTGAAGAAGCTTTAGAATACATTCAAAAAGATGAATATGTAGAGGTTACTCCAAAATCTATTCGTTTGAGAAAAATCTATTTGACAGAAACTGATAGAAAGAGATTTAAAATCTAA